The following proteins are co-located in the Syngnathus scovelli strain Florida chromosome 5, RoL_Ssco_1.2, whole genome shotgun sequence genome:
- the crebbpa gene encoding CREB-binding protein isoform X2 → MAENLLDVGPPSSKRPKLSSPALSASDGPDLGSLSWDDLENDLPDELIPNGGDLSLMGGMPTNGGTAPGSGGPGGTTTVPDAAAKHKQLSELLRAGSTSTMTGVGLSPQPGSMGPQLGTPMGKSPLGQGSPNNHPSPQAQKAGTPTGVAGQNNNASTMSLNSPGFNQALMNNSQGHSGLLTQSGQPQPGQVMNGGLGPGAGRGRGAGVVGMQYQGQSMQGAASGASSALADTLTQGGQQMAAHAAQQASNMNKIGLGSNGGPFVAQAYGQAAAGPGQQLNPQQQLQNKSALANNLPPFPNELKGAAVNSVPNMQPQLQAAMLPLAGGGGVAVPSAGPTADPEKRKLIQQQLVLLLHAHKCQRREQANGEVRACALPHCRTMKNVLNHMTHCQAGKSCQVAHCASSRQIISHWKNCTRHDCPVCLPLKNASDKRTQQPMLSSPNTSLQNSMSTVGVGQSSAPTINTSTPIDPSSMQRAYAALGLPYGSQATGQAQSQQVSGPGQPTGAQNVQAQLPQQMRSINALGNQMALTGAAMGVTSSEQSNLHTDSLPNTLNTNNQLLSDGSGVGSLGNLPTAAPISSTGTRKAWHEHVTQDLRNHLVHKLVQAIFPTPDPAALKDRRMENLVAYARKVEGDMYESANSRDEYYHFLAEKIYKIQKELEEKRRSRLQKQIINQAPMAAQGAQQPGLPQPNPLGPRPQNGPNPLPNMPNQIMNRMQVSQGINQFNHMALPNAQMSQTTMGARAASPMNHPQQMNMSSVPAVGMSPSRMPQAQGMITGHNSGNMVGQTASQGQFMAQTQFPPGSTAVSATGAMNVTLAAGMGQPPAQAAVTQQQQPSANLPMNALGPSLGPQLASSQTPLHSTPPPATSSASTAGAGTNLPLPQSSSRSATPTLSGLASVQGVTPSCPTQPQTQVEIPSSAQTQPPPQPLPQPPTTPLSQPGPSLDNRVPTPASAASADLHSQHVAADLPVKEVKTEPHTDKLEFEAAGGKIEPKMETDEDSSSSLVKKEETEEKQETMEVEEKKMELKTEPKKEEVEGTNRTTSSSPSRKKVFKPEELRQALMPTLESLYRQDSESLPFRQPVDPMLLCIPDYFDIVKNPIDLSTIKRKLDTGQYQDPWQYVDDVWLMFNNAWLYNRKTSRVYKCCSKLAEVFEAEIDPVMQSLGYCCGRKFEFSPQTLCCYGKQLCTIPTGGTYYSYQNRYHFCEKCFNEIQGESVTLGDDPAQPQTMISKDQFEKKKNDVLEPEPFVECKDCGRKMHQICVLHYEVIWPSGFICDNCLKKSGKTRKDNKFSAKRLQSTRLGMYIEDRVNKFLKRQNHPEAGEVFVRVVASSDKTVEVKQGMKARFVDTGEMPETFPYRTKALFAFEEIDGVDVCFFGMHVQEYGSECPFPNTRRVYISYLDSIHFFKPRVLRTAVYHEILIGYLEYAKKLGYAQGHIWACPPSEGDDYIFHCHPPEQKIPKPKRLQDWYRKMLDKAFGERILHDYKDIFKQATEDRLTSANELPYFEGDFWPNVLEESIKELEQEEEERKKEENTAASETPEGTPSDSKNAKKKNNKKTNKNKSSMSRANKKKPGMPNVANDLSQKLYATMEKHKEVFFVIHLHSGPMVNTLPPIIDPDPLLSCDLMDGRDAFLTLARDKHWEFSSLRRCKWSTMCMLVELHNQGQDRFVYTCNECKHHVETRWHCTVCEDFDLCINCYNAKGHEHQMVKWGLGLDDDSNSQSGEASKSPQESRRLSIQRCIQSLVHACQCRNANCSLPSCQKMKRVVQHTKCCKRKTNGGCPVCKQLIALCCYHAKNCQENKCPVPFCLNIKHKLRHQQLQHRLQQAHLMKRRMATMQGRTMPLPSPPASAAPTTPTSHTQPNTPQTPQQSLSSQPQTPNSAGVMSPSFPSAPRNGQPQAAVPQGKPGPQASPLHQQPSPVPQPPQPQQMQQQQQQQQQQPPLAAVKMARHIELMAQAQQNQQNYLVNMNGLPMNPQQPQQRMAGPMQATMQMVPGPRGPQVMQPNMAPGQWPGPAGPIQAAQTQQQGLVPGQNPQQAMTMQRTMMAPGQQPPGQRMLIPQQPGARPQAPQRPGAIAPNALQDLLRTLKSPSSPQQQQQVLNILKSNPQLMAAFIKQRTAKYHANQPQQPGQQPGLPTMQTMAMPGGTVQRPGMPSQQSQQPPAQGMAAMGAQGQVMNATHNTNPQIQELYRRQLLRQQQQQQQQQQQQQQQQQPQQQQGVMPQGHPGQFPAQAQGTAATYSQLRMQQQQMQAMQAGAGAAGGPMGQLPSMAQMAQSGMGMDPAQKMLHQRMLQQQQQQQQQQQQQQQQQQQQQQQQQQQQQQQQQQQQQQQQQQQQQQQQQQQQQQQQQQPQQPPLQQQQQQPLQQQQPLQQQQQQPLQQQQQQPLQQQPLQQQQQQPLQQQQQPLQQQQQPLQQQQQQPLPQQQQQQLPQQQAVLKQQMASPAQPSPMSPQTHLLAGQPSLANSLSNQVRSPAPVQSPRPPSQPPPHSSPSPQIQNQPQPSPQHPPPSHSSSPHHGLGGPLSGSMEQGHLGTPEQSAMLPQLNPPNRGVLNSDLSMVGDATGDTLEKFVEGL, encoded by the exons ATTGGCCTGGGTAGCAATGGGGGTCCATTTGTGGCTCAGGCCTATGGACAGGCTGCTGCAGGCCCTGGCCAGCAGCTCAACCCTCAGCAGCAGCTCCAGAACAAGTCGGCCCTTGCCAACAATCTACCACCTTTCCCAAATGAACTCAAGGGGGCAGCTGTCAACAGTGTGCCAAACATG CAGCCACAGCTACAGGCAGCCATGTTGCCACTGGCCGGCGGCGGAGGTGTGGCAGTGCCTTCAGCGGGTCCAACAGCCGACCCAGAGAAGCGCAAGCTGATCCAGCAGCAGCTGGTCCTGCTGCTCCATGCACACAAGTGCCAGCGAAGGGAGCAGGCCAATGGGGAGGTGCGGGCCTGTGCCCTACCTCACTGTCGCACCATGAAGAACGTCCTCAACCACATGACCCACTGCCAAGCTGGGAAGTCATGCCAGG TGGCTCACTGTGCATCGTCCAGACAAATAATCTCCCACTGGAAGAATTGCACACGGCATGACTGTCCGGTCTGCCTGCCGCTGAAGAACGCTAGTGACAAGCGCACACAGCAGC CCATGCTGAGTTCCCCCAATACAAGTCTCCAAAATTCCATGTCTACGGTTGGTGTGGGCCAGTCGAGTGCCCCTACCATCAATACCTCAACCCCCATTGACCCCAGCTCCATGCAGAGAGCTTACGCAGCACTTGGGCTGCCTTATGGTAGCCAAGCCACTGGGCAGGCCCAGTCCCAGCAGGTCTCAGGTCCAGGGCAGCCTACAGGTGCACAGAATGTTCAGGCCCAGCTTCCTCAACAGATGCGATCCATCAATGCACTTG GTAACCAGATGGCCCTTACAGGTGCTGCAATGGGTGTGACGTCTTCAGAACAGTCCAATCTGCATACTGATTCTCTACCCAACACACTCAACACTAACAA TCAGCTGTTGTCAGATGGTTCAGGTGTAGGCTCATTGGGCAACCTACCCACAGCAGCACCCATCTCCTCCACTGGCACTCGGAAAGCCTGGCATGAGCATGTCACCCAGGACTTGCGCAATCACCTCGTACACAAACT AGTGCAAGCCATATTTCCTACCCCTGACCCGGCAGCATTGAAGGACAGACGGATGGAGAACCTAGTTGCTTATGCTAGAAAGGTGGAGGGGGACATGTACGAGTCAGCAAATAGCCGG GATGAATACTATCACTTCCTtgcggaaaaaatatataaaatccaAAAGGAACTGGAAGAGAAGCGGCGCTCGCGGCTACAGAAACAGATTATCAATCAGGCACCCATGGCTGCCCAGGGTGCCCAGCAACCAGGTCTCCCACAGCCCAACCCCTTGGGCCCTAGGCCACAGA ATGGACCTAATCCTCTGCCCAACATGCCAAATCAAATCATGAACCGCATGCAGGTTTCACAAG GAATCAACCAATTTAATCACATGGCTCTGCCCAATGCTCAAATGTCGCAAACAACGATGGGGGCTCGCGctgcctctccaatgaaccaccCTCAACAAATGAACATGAGCTCCGTTCCAGCG GTGGGAATGTCACCCTCCCGGATGCCTCAAGCCCAGGGTATGATCACTGGTCACAACAGTGGCAACATGGTGGGCCAGACAGCAAGCCAGGGACAGTTTATGGCTCAGACTCAGTTCCCTCCTGGATCGACTGCCGTCTCTGCAACAGGGGCAATGAATGTCACATTGGCAGCTGGGATGGGTCAGCcaccagcacaggctgctgttaCTCAG caacagcagccgaGTGCTAACCTCCCCATGAATGCACTTGGTCCCTCGCTGGGCCCTCAGCTAGCCTCTTCCCAAACCCCCTTGCACTCAACTCCTCCTCCTGCGACCTCCTCCGCCTCCACGGCTGGGGCGGGCACTAACCTGCCCCTCCCTCAGTCCTCCAGCCGTAGTGCCACTCCCACCTTGTCTGGCCTTGCGTCTGTCCAAGGTGTCACCCCATCCTGCCCAACTCAGCCCCAAACACAAGTGGAGATCCCCTCATCAGCACAGACGCAGCCCCCGCCTCAGCCCTTGCCTCAGCCCCCCACCACACCG CTGTCTCAACCAGGGCCTAGCCTGGATAACCGGGTGCCCACGCCGGCCTCAGCTGCTAGTGCGGACCTGCACTCGCAGCATGTTGCAGCTGACCTGCCTGTCAAGGAGGTCAAAACAGAGCCACACACTGACAAGCTTGAGTTTGAGGCCGCTGGCGGCAAAATTGAACCCAAAATGGAG ACTGATGAAGACTCGAGTTCCTCGTTGGTGAAGAAGGAGGAGACGGAGGAAAAGCAAGAGACAATGGAAGTAGAGGAGAAAAAGATGGAACTGAAGACAGAGCCTAAAAAAGAGGAAGTGGAAGGAACCAACAGAACAACCTCCTCTTCGCCCTCTCGGAAGAAAG TCTTCAAGCCGGAGGAGTTGCGGCAGGCTCTGATGCCAACGTTGGAATCGCTCTATAGGCAGGATTCCGAGTCGTTGCCCTTCAGACAGCCAGTAGACCCGATGCTCCTGTGTATTCCA GACTACTTTGACATCGTTAAAAATCCAATAGATCTGTCCACAATCAAACGCAAACTGGACACAGGCCAGTACCaggatccatggcaatacgttgaTGATGTCTGGCTGATGTTCAACAATGCGTGGCTGTACAACCGCAAGACATCCCGCGTGTACAAGTGTTGCTCCAAGCTGGCCGAGGTTTTTGAGGCCGAGATTGACCCCGTCATGCAAAGCCTGGGTTACTGCTGCGGGAGGAAG TTTGAGTTTTCCCCACAAACCCTCTGTTGTTACGGGAAACAGCTCTGCACCATCCCAACTGGAGGCACATATTACAGTTACCAGAACAG GTACCATTTTTGTGAGAAGTGCTTCAATGAGATTCAGGGAGAGAGTGTGACATTAGGGGATGATCCTGCACAGCCACAGAC GATGATATCAAAAGACCAgtttgaaaaaaagaagaacGATGTACTGGAACCTGAGCC GTTTGTTGAATGTAAAGATTGTGGACGGAAGATGCATCAGATATGTGTCTTGCACTATGAGGTTATTTGGCCATCTGG ATTCATCTGTGATAACTGCTTGAAGAAGAGTGGAAAAACACGGAAGGATAACAAGTTCTCAGCAAAAA GGTTACAGTCAACACGACTCGGAATGTATATAGAGGATCGTGTGAATAAATTCTTGAAGAGACAGAACCACCCGGAAGCTGGAGAGGTGTTTGTGCGAGTGGTTGCAAGCTCTGACAAAACGGTGGAGGTTAAACAAGGCATGAAAGCGAG GTTTGTGGATACGGGTGAGATGCCAGAGACCTTTCCCTACAGAACCAAAGCACTTTTTGCCTTTGAAGAGATTGATGGCGTCGATGTATGCTTCTTTGGCATGCATGTCCAGGAGTACGGCTCTGAATGCCCGTTCCCCAACACTAG ACGAGTCTACATATCATACCTTGACAGTATTCACTTTTTCAAACCTCGAGTTTTGAGAACAGCGGTGTACCATGAGATCCTAATCGGCTATCTGGAATATGCCAAGAAACTCGG CTATGCTCAAGGTCACATTTGGGCGTGTCCACCAAGTGAGGGAGATGACTACATCTTCCACTGTCACCCTCCCGAGCAGAAGATTCCCAAACCTAAGAGGCTTCAGGACTGGTATCGGAAAATGCTGGACAAGGCCTTCGGAGAAAGAATCTTGCACGACTACAAG GATATTTTCAAACAGGCAACTGAGGACCGTCTGACCAGCGCCAATGAGTTGCCCTATTTCGAAGGAGACTTCTGGCCCAATGTTCTGGAAGAAAGTATCAAGGAGCTcgagcaggaggaggaagagagaaaaaaagaggagAACACAGCTGCTTCTGAAACGCCAGAG GGTACCCCAAGTGACAGCAAAAATGctaagaagaaaaacaacaagaagacaaataaaaacaaaagcagcatGAGTCGAGCTAACAAGAAGAAGCCCGGAATGCCGAATGTAGCGAATGATTTGTCCCAGAAGCTTTATGCTACCATGGAGAAGCACAAAGAG GTGTTCTTTGTAATCCACCTCCACTCCGGCCCCATGGTCAACACTTTGCCCCCGATTATCGACCCGGACCCCTTGCTCTCCTGTGACCTGATGGATGGCCGTGATGCTTTCCTGACTTTGGCCAGGGACAAACATTGGGAGTTCAGCTCTCTCAGGAGATGCAAGTGGAGCACCATGTGTATGCTCGTTGAGCTGCACAACCAGGGACAAGACCGCTTTGTGTACACTTGCAATGAATGCAAGCATCACGTCGAGACACGTTGGCACTGCACAGTGTGCGAG GACTTCGACCTTTGTATTAATTGTTATAATGCAAAGGGTCATGAGCACCAGATGGTGAAATGGGGTCTCggcttggatgatgacagcaacAGCCAGAGTGGCGAGGCCTCAAAGAGCCCACAGGAAAGCCGGCGGTTGAGCATCCAGCGTTGCATCCAGTCTCTCGTCCACGCTTGTCAGTGCCGCAACGCCAACTGTTCTCTGCCGTCCTGCCAGAAGATGAAGAGAGTGGTGCAGCACACCAAGTGTTGCAAGCGGAAAACAAACGGTGGCTGTCCTGTGTGCAAGCAGCTTATTGCTCTATGCTGTTACCATGCAAAGAACTGTCAGGAGAATAAGTGTCCGGTGCCGTTCTGCCTGAATATCAAGCACAAGCTTCGCCACCAGCAGCTGCAACACAGACTCCAGCAAGCTCACTTAATGAAGAGAAGAATGGCTACCATGCAAGGCAGAACCATGCCACTACCGTCCCCGCCGGCGTCAGCTGCTCCAACAACTCCCACTTCCCATACCCAGCCCAACACACCCCAGACGCCACAGCAGTCACTGTCCAGTCAGCCTCAGACCCCCAACTCTGCAGGTGTCATGTCGCCCTCGTTCCCCAGCGCACCTCGAAACGGACAGCCTCAAGCAGCTGTGCCCCAGGGTAAGCCAGGGCCCCAAGCCTCCCCTCTGCATCAGCAACCGTCCCCTGTTCCACAGCCACCTCAGCCGCAAcaaatgcagcagcagcagcagcagcagcagcagcagcctcctCTCGCTGCTGTCAAGATGGCACGCCACATTGAGTTGATGGCACAGGCCCAACAGAACCAGCAGAACTATCTGGTCAACATGAATGGCTTGCCCATGAACCCCCAGCAGCCACAGCAGCGTATGGCAGGACCGATGCAAGCAACCATGCAGATGGTACCAGGACCTCGGGGACCACAGGTCATGCAACCAAACATGGCCCCAGGTCAATGGCCTGGACCTGCCGGGCCCATACAGGCTGCACAAACTCAACAGCAAGGTCTTGTTCCAGGCCAGAACCCCCAACAGGCCATGACCATGCAGCGAACCATGATGGCCCCTGGACAGCAACCTCCGGGCCAGAGGATGCTCATTCCACAGCAGCCTGGTGCAAGGCCACAGGCACCACAGAGACCTGGTGCCATAGCCCCCAATGCTCTTCAGGATCTTCTCCGTACCCTCAAGTCTCCCAGCTCacctcagcagcaacagcaagtCCTCAACATCCTCAAATCAAACCCTCAGCTAATGGCTGCCTTCATCAAACAACGAACAGCCAAGTACCACGCCAACCAACCGCAGCAGCCCGGTCAGCAGCCAGGTTTGCCCACAATGCAGACCATGGCCATGCCGGGAGGCACTGTGCAGAGGCCAGGGATGCCATCTCAACAGTCTCAGCAGCCTCCTGCTCAGGGTATGGCAGCGATGGGGGCTCAAGGGCAGGTGATGAACGCAACACATAACACCAATCCGCAGATTCAAGAGCTCTATCGTCGGCAACTGTtaagacagcagcagcagcagcaacaacagcaacaacagcaacagcaacagcagcaaccgCAACAGCAACAGGGAGTGATGCCTCAGGGACACCCTGGCCAGTTCCCTGCCCAGGCTCAGGGCACAGCAGCTACGTACTCGCAGCTCCGCATGCAACAACAGCAGATGCAAGCCATGCAAGCAGGCGCAGGAGCAGCTGGCGGCCCAATGGGCCAGCTACCATCCATGGCTCAGATGGCTCAGTCGGGCATGGGAATGGACCCTGCTCAAAAAATGCTCCATCAACGaatgctgcagcagcagcagcaacagcagcagcaacagcagcagcaacagcagcagcaacagcagcagcaacagcagcagcaacagcagcagcagcaacagcagcaacagcaacagcaacaacagcaacagcaacaacagcaacagcaacaacaacaacaacaacaacaacaacagcagcagccgcagcagccgccgctgcaacaacagcagcagcagccgctgcaacaacagcagccgctgcaacaacagcagcagcagccgctgcaacaacagcaacaacagccGCTGCAACAGCAACCgctgcaacaacagcagcagcagccgctgcaacaacagcagcagccgctgcaacaacagcagcagccgctgcaacaacaacagcagcagccgctgccgcagcagcagcaacagcagcttcCTCAGCAGCAGGCCGTCCTCAAGCAGCAGATGGCTTCTCCCGCACAGCCCAGCCCCATGAGTCCGCAGACCCACCTGCTTGCTGGCCAGCCCTCCCTCGCCAACAGTCTCAGCAACCAAGTCCGCTCTCCTGCCCCTGTTCAATCCCCACGTCCACCCTCGCAGCCACCACCACATTCCAGTCCCTCGCCGCAGATCCAGAACCAGCCCCAGCCCTCACCGCAGCACCCGCCTCCATCCCACTCCAGttccccccaccatggacttggGGGCCCACTGTCTGGGTCCATGGAACAGGGACACCTGGGGACACCAGAACAAAGCGCCATGCTACCCCAGCTCAATCCTCCTAACCGAGGGGTACTAAATAGCGACTTGAGCATGGTGGGAGATGCTACAGGAGACACTCTAGAGAAGTTTGTGGAGGGATTGTAG